The stretch of DNA CAGAATAATTAGGAattaacttaaccaaggaggctAAAGACTtaaacactgaaaactataagacactgctaaaggaaactgaagaagacacaaatacataaaagatACCCTGTGTTCATAGACTGGAAGGCtttatattgttaagatgtcaacaccacccaaagcagtctacagatctagtgcaatctctatcaaaatcctaatgaTAGTGCTTACAGAAAGAGTAAAACCCATCCTaaagttcacatggaatctcaaAGAACCTCAAGTagacaaaataatcttgaaaaagaataacaaagctggaggactcaacttctgatttcaaaacttactaccaagctatagtaatcaaaacagtgtggtactggggcgcctgggtgggtcagtcagtggGGCGTCtaacccttggttttggctccagttatgatctcagggtcctgggattgagccctgcatcgggctccccacttagcagggaatctgcttattcttttccctttgctgctcctcctcctctctctctgtcaaataaatatataaaatcttaaaaaacaaaacaaaacaacaaacctgTGTGGTACTGACATAAATATAGGCatggaaaccaaaaaataaactagaaaggTCAAAAGAAAACTCTCCcgtatatggtcaaataattttcaacaagggtACCATGACAGTCAACATGGAAAGGACAgcgttttcaacaaatggtattgggaaaactggatatctacatgcaaaagaatgaaactgggctcAACTTTATATggaatacaaaaattaactcaaaatgggtcaaagacctaaacataagagctaataatataaaactcctagaagaaaatataggagaaacgCTTCACGATATTGAATTTAggaatgatttcttagatatgttAAATCAGAAACAAATGGAGGAGGGGCaagtggctggctcagtcagaagagcttgcagttcttgatctcagggggtTCATGAGTTCCAACGCCATGCTGAgtgtaaagattatttaaaaaaaaaattagtaaactaCTGATACactcaacatggatgaatctcaaaaacacttTGCTGAGCCAGATACAAGAGTACACGTCTTATAATTGCCtttatttcaggggtgcctgggtggctcagtgggttaagctgctgccttcggctcaggtcatgatctcagggtcctgggatcgggtcctgggatcgggtcctgggatcgggtcctgggatcggtcccgcatcaggctctctgctcagcagggagcctgcttcctcctctctctctctgcctgcctctctgcctacttgtaatctctgtctgttaaataaataagatatatttttttaaaattgcctttATTTCAAGTTCGAGAACAGGCAAATTAAGTTACAATGATGGAAATTAGATCTGTGGTTCCCTGTGCAGTGATGGGTGGGGAATGACTGGGAGGAAACATGGAGGGAACTTTCTGAGGTGGTAGGAATGTGCATTTCACTGTGTTTAAATTACGTCTGAAAAGGGAGGGTGAGTGAAAAATCCCTCTTAATAAATCTCTTTTGAAATGCCCAAGccatcaataaacaaacaaacaaataaataaataatttggtcAAGCCCATAGAAGGTTGAAAATTTTGGATGAAGGACTTTCTGAGGACTGACAACCCAAAGTAACTTGAGGACAACTGGAGGTAACAGAAATCACCTGAGAGGGTTCCTGTGAGAATTAAAGGAGCTGTAAAGCACTTACCacaatgcttggcacacagtaggcgcttAATGCATCAGTGAAAGCTCTGGTTCGCATTCCAGGGAACAGACTGAGCGCGGTCCCGTGAAGACCGGACTCGCTCATAAGGTGATTAAGTTCCCTGTCACTAGAGAGTGCGCAAGCGACACCTGGTGCCCTGAGGGTTTCAGTGCCCTCAAAAGGCTGACCTAACAGCCTCAAGTTATGTTCCTTAGAGTCTGACTTTCCGTCTCCGTGCTTCAAGCACCACCACTTATGAAAGTGTCCCCAACACGCAACCCGCATTGCAGCAACCTCCCGCTCCCAAGGAAGTTAGCTGGAGTCCACCCCAGAAACAGCCTTGGAAACACCCAACGCGCCACCTCAGCCCCGCCCCTCGGCCCCTCGCCCCTGAGGGGATGGGCAGAGCACGCAGGCGCCGCGCCCTGCCATTGGCTCGAGCTGGCGGGGGAGGCGGGGCCTGACTAGACTGCGGTCCTGCTGTGTTGTCATTCGGCGACGGCTAGAGGACACAGTCAAGATGGCGGCAGTGTCTGGCCTGATGCGGAGACCCCTTGAACAGGTACACAGCGGCACGCGTGCCTGCGCGCGATTCCTGCCCACCTTGCGTCTCCTCTCAGCGTCTTCTCTCTCCCCGCCAGGTCTCCGGGCTGCTGAGGAGGCGCTTCCACCGGACGACGCCGGCGGCGCTGCAGGTAAGTGGCGTGGACGCCCgccggggcagggagggggccgtCCATCTCCGGGCGGAGGCCGGGGACGCGCCTGCGCCATGGGGAGAGGGACAGCAGCCGGCCCTGGAGTCTACGGATTCCGACGTCCAGCCTGGGATTCCTCGTGCTCCTTCTGGGACCCAGCACCGGACACACCAGCATATCATCCTCGCCAGGCTCATTGGGAATCTGTGGGGCGGTCTGACTACACTAGACATGACGCTTCTTCCCTCACCCTCCTTTTAAATCTTTACTGtactaaaatacataaaaccaaTGTTACCATTTTGAAGTGTATATTCAGCGGCACTAAGTCCAATTACTACGTTGTGAGACCGTCACCACCATCCGTCTTCAGAACTTTGTCACCATCACAATCAGAAACTCTACCCCTTAAACAGGGAACTTCCCATATCCCCCAGCTCCTGGTAACCTCTATTGCACTTTCTGTGCCTGTGAATTTCTCTATTCTAGGTACGTCCTGTAAGTGCAATCCTACATTGTTCTCTTAGGTctgctttatttcactttgcatggTTGTTTTCAAGGGTCACGTATgttatagcatgtgtcagaatttcatttttttaaaagattttatttatttgacagatcacaagtaggcagggaggcagtcagagagagagaggcaggctccccgctgagcagagagccccattccgggctccatcccaggaccctgagatcatgaccccagccaaaggcagaggcttaacccactgaaccacccaggcgcccttcatttctttttttaaggctaatATTCTATCTtatgcatataccacatcttgttcatccattcatctgttgatggacatttgggtgttttcaccttttggatttgttttcaccttttggaTTTGCTGAGAACATTGGTGTACAAGTATCTGAGtccctgcttttatttcttttgagcaTCCATCTAGAattggaattgttggatcatagtaATTCTGtgttcaactctttgaggaatttcccaccctcccccttttttttttattagaggaTTCTACCAATCTGTTTAGTAAAATAACTTATAGATTCTGAAGGTAGTGTTTGGAAGTGCCTGGTACCTAGTGAGTGCTCAAAACATAGTTTTATATGGGCCTCCTTAACAGTTCTCCGTCCCACGCTATACCAAGTGTGGAAATAAACAACCCAGTATAATTTCTACTTAGGAAACTACTTAGGAGCTGGTCTGGCCAGTAGACAAATTTTGTTAAGCTTAGATACACATCAAGAAAAGCGttcggggggtgcctgggtggctcagtgggttaagccgctgccttcagctcaggtcatgatctcagggtcctgggatcgagtcccgcatcaggctctctgctcagcagggggcctgcttccctctctctctctctgcctgcctctccatctacttgtgatttctctctgtcaaataagtaaataaaatcttaaaaaaaaaaaaaaaaaagtgttcggggggtgcctgggtggctcagtgggttaaagcctctgcctttggctcaggtcatgatccccagggtcctgggattgagccccacatcaggctctctgctcagcaggaagcctgcttccccccccccaccccgccctctctgcctctctgcatacttgtggtctctgtctgtcaaataaataaataaataaaatcttaaaaaaaaaaaaaagttcagtaaaCTCACTAGTGAGGCTGTATGATAAAAATGTTACTTTCCGaattctttgaacttttttttttttttaagattttttttatttatttgacagggagagatcacaagtagacagagaggcaggcagagagcccgatgtgggactcgatcccaggaccccgagatcatgacctgagccgaaggcagcggcttaacccactgagccacccaggcgccctttttttttttttttttaaagattttgaattCTTTGAACTTTTAAAGAGAAGCCTGTTCTAGCAATAGTTTTTATATTATGTGCTGTAGGCAACCTAGgtaattataaaaggaaagaacCTCAATAGTATCTGAGATAATTCTGCAGTAATCCTTGTTGATTGTTTTCCCCATACCTGTGACAGGTGACAGTTCGTGATGCTATAAACCAAGGTATGGATGAGGAGCTGGAAAGAGATGAGAAGGTATTTCTGCTTGGGGAAGAAGTTGCCCAGTATGATGGGGCATATAAGGTAACCCAAAATACAATAAAGCAATATAAACTGAGGTGGCTTTTGGCCCTCATAGACACTTAAAAGTAATGAGATCATCATGTAATTTTAGGTTAGTCGAGGCCTGTGGAAGAAATATGGAGATAAGAGGATCATAGACACTCCCATATCTGAAGTAAGTCTTCCATCAGGAAGCAGACCTTTCAGGGGCATGTTAAAGTGTACACTGTTCTGATTTTTATGCATTTTCActtgtgtttatattttacttatagaTGGGCTTTGCTGGAATTGCCGTGGGTGCAGCTATGGTATGTAATCCTCTTTATGAATCTCATCCAAAGATACTTCTTTTAACacgaccttttaaaaatattgtttgaaTTTTGAAGTGGTTGCCACTTTTTATCACTTTCGTTTTTCAAAGATCTTTGTTTCTGATTTGACAGGCTGGGTTGAGGCCCATTTGTGAATTTATGACCTTCAATTTCTCTATGCAAGCCATTGACCAGGTTATAAACTCAGCTGCCAAGACCTACTACATGTCGGGGGGCCTTCAGCCTGTGCCCATAGTTTTCAGGGGGCCCAATGGCGCCTCAGCAGGAGTGGCTGCCCAGCACTCACAGTGCTTTGCTGCCTGGTATGGGCACTGCCCAGGCCTAAAGGTGGTCAGCCCCTGGAATTCAGAGGATGCAAAAGGACTTATTAAATCAGCCATTCGGGATAATAATCCAGGTCAGTAGAATGACCCTTGGGTCTCTTTTGAACTTTAAAGAACTAAGTCGCAATCTTTGCCTGGAGGGAAGCCGTTAAAGCTTCTAGTTAGGCTTAGATACATCATATAAAATGTCAATGATTTAGAGATATGGTAAAGACCGATTTCAAAAAGGtcgttttgtttttgcttttttgactgtAAAGGGGCCTGCTAGGTACCTACAACGCTGATTTAACTACAATAGATAAAATTAGGATTGACCAGAATATAAATGCCGGTACCTAAACCATCCTCTCAAGGCTACTAGACACAATAGTTGTGAGGCTTCCTACTGTCACAGTGAAACTTTTTTGCAAAATGAGTCATAGTGTTGTATATACATTTGGTCATGTAGTTACTtctgttaaatatttatatttttcagtggTGGTGCTAGAAAATGAACTGATGTATGGAGTTCCTTTTGAATTACCCTCAGAAGCTCAGTCAAAAGATTTTCTGATTCCCATTGGAAAAGCCAAAATAGAAAGGCAAGGTAAGAGCACTTAGTAcatcttaaatattatttgtaatcTAGCCCCTATATTTATGTTggtcaaattctttttttgtttttttagaggtGGGGGAAGGTCAGCAGTGGCAGGTGAGAGATagggggagaatcttaagcaggctctatgcccatcCCAGAGCTTGACTAGCGCTTAATCTCattaccctaagatcatgacttaagcttaAATCAacagttggacgcttaactgactgagcctgccaggcgcACCTGGTCAAATTCATTCTTGAAGTTACTTGCCTTTTACTTTGATTAGGAAATTATAGGATGAGATCAAGTTAAGAAATGTGTCATGTTTTGCTTATACATTTATGCTTACTAATTCTCAGTCCAGTAGATTTGTATTTCATCTCTAGGAAGGCTGCCACGTTCCTCACCTCCCTGGAATGGAGTTGAGTTGAAGATTTTACAAATGAGCAAGAGCCACAGTGGCTGTGGGGCAGTACAGCATCTTTGGTTTCAACCTGGCCTCTGATCTGTGACCACTTTGTTTCAGGGACACACATAACCGTAGTTGCCCATTCAAGACCTGTGGGCCACTGCTTAGAAGCTGCAACAGTGCTATCCAAAGAGGGAATTGAATGTGAGGTATGTGGACATTCACTTCTGGAAAAATCAGaaagtttccttttaaaattaagaccCAGAAATAGGAGTTTGAATTCTTTAACAGGTTAACTGAGTGTAAAATCTTGCTTTGCAAATACCTAGCTTTTTACTGTGTAGGTTCTAGATCTGTTACAGTAGTACCTGCTTTCTCAAGTTGGGATCCAGCCTTGGAGCTGGAGTTCAGGAGAGGGGCAGACTTGGAAATCAGGGTCTAACTCCTTCACGTCCAGGACCTGCCACTTGCTGGTTACACTTGGGCAAGATCTGTACTCTTATTCTCAGCCACATCAGCTGTAAACTGAGGAGAATACACTTACTGTCCCCTCGGGGGGTTGTGGGAATCACACATAGTATAGCACCTGGTGTACAGTGAGCAGTCAGTTGGTAGTTATTGGTTGTTTTGACAAGAAGTAAGTTAGCAAAGGAGGATAAGTGAATTCTTAACAGAACCACTTGTGGTAGAgataaagattttcattttaattacaatTTCCCATTTTACATTTTGTTCTTGGATAGGCAGATTCGATCTTCCTAGACCCGGAGATTAACAGGAAGTAAGAGAGGGAGTGGTATTATAGGGATGAGACTACATTTGTGGTGCAGTGGCTCAACAAATCATACCTATGTTGTCTGTTTAGGTGATAAATATGCGAACCATCAGACCAATGGACATTGAAACAATAGAAGCCAGTGTCATGAAGACCAATCATCTTGTAACTGTGGAAGGAGGCTGGCCACAGTTTGGAGTAGGAGCTGAAGTTTGTGCCAGGATCATGGAAGGTATTTCAGAGAAACTGGTTCTAGAATACTCAAACTGTAATAAATAGTGTGTACCTTGATACTGGACAGAGATTAGAAGCTAGGCCAACAGTCTTAACTTGTCACCTTGGCATTTTTCATTTGGGTCAATGGgtgtttttggtgggggaggggtaaatgttttttaaaaagccagaaacaGTCCTGATAATGAGTATTCctttagattttctctctttcgGAGAGCCATACCTCCTATGGGAAGGTGGTGGTGCTCAGTGGCTTTTCTTGCCTCTCAGTGAGCCTCCTTCTCTCCTAGGCCCTGCATTCAATTTCCTGGATGCTCCTGCAGTTCGTGTCACTGGTGCTGACGTCCCCATGCCTTATGCAAAGATTCTAGAAGACAACTCTATACCTCAGGTTAAAGACATCATATTTgcaataaagaaaacattaaatatttagtttGGACTTGAATTTCAAGTCGTTGGGATTTACTTAAAATACTTGCTGTCTACTTCACCTGGATTGTACTGTAAGACCTTATGATTCATAAAGTTATCTCTAAAGCAACAACACGTGTGTTTTTGTACTTGGAAGAATTTAAATGTGCTTGTATGTGGAAAAAACTCCTCTCCTGCCCTAGACTCTATGAGGTTTTTTTCTGGTCTGTTACAATCACCACATTCTTTGAATAAGGCTAATGTAAAATTTTAACCTCTCTTAAGGACAAGGTATGAATGTGGCAGAGTTTTGCAGAAAGATGTATCCAAAAAGGACAACTTGTATGTAAAGGTAAAAGCTATCATCTACATTTGCTGTTAAAATTGTTTTGATAAGGAATAAAAGAATTCCTAATATGACTAattgtaattttatattcttgaagTAATAAACATGGGGTGGGTGGAGGTCTTAAAATTCTGCTAAGAATTTCTGTTAAGAAATGAGTGACACTAATCACCTAAACTGCCATCACATTTGTAACAGGAACTTGTCCACAGACTCTTCAAATGCCCAATTGTAATAGGGTTCCCCTCCAAATAAACCAAAATTCATGTCAAGTATTTCTCCCGTTGCCAAAAAAGACAATCTACCATATGCTGTCCTCTGTCCTCTTTAGAAgttgagacagaaaacacaattAGTTATAGAAGCATACAAAGGGTGCCTAATTTAAATAGCAAGACAGGATTGTTAGCTTTTAGTAATTAAGAGGGAAAATGTGACAAAAAGAGACATCAGGTAGGTAAGAAGGAAACCAGAAATACTGTATGgatctatattttttttataaaagttccCATAAAAAATCCCCACTTCAAATGCCTAGCCAAGCTATAGACACGTTTTCTTGACatggtttattttaataaaaaatacagctGAACATTTATCACAGATTAAATGAAACTATACTATACACAATGACATTCTCTCTGCATAGTAACCAACACTGATGTGTgtacttgaatttttaaatggattactGATAATCCTTTAAAGTGCAATTTATTTAAGGGTTTAAACAAATCATAGGATAAAGGATCTAATAAATGAGTAACATTAGAAAGATGATGTATTTggataaatctttcaaaaatcagAACTGATTTCTGTGGATGCCAAATTTACTTGTGTTGTAATAATAGCCCCCTCCCCCTACAAACCACAAATTGACTTTATTGCTGAGGATTAAGGAGATCCTCTAATCTGGAAAGCGCTTTTCCTGATCTTAACATTTTCTGCCTGTCCAATATACTCTAACTAAAAGGAACTATGAGTCGAGTGGTTGCTTTCACAGCCCTGAGTTCTATAACCACAATGGTATTCCTGTTAGAACCTAGAGAGGGTTCCGGACTTGACTTGCCTGTCTATCCGCATGGAAAAGGAAGAACTCAGTTGCTTCTCTCACTCCACGACATAACTAGGCTTCAGACTACAGTGTTAATAATGTCTAAGATGAAATAAGGTAGCAAAAATGGGAGTTGTCTAAGAAATAACCAGAAAATGCTTtatagagaaaagagaggaacGTTTCTGGGAGCTGTGTGATGGGAGAGGAGGGATTGCAACACAAAGGTCATTCACTGCTGTGACTGGACGTGGTCATTGCTtttgtgtccctttccttcagtgGGTGAAAAGGCTGACTCCAATATGCTGCTGCCCCCGAAAGATGCCCATTAGAGGATGAACCAGACTCCTTTAAAATGGCAATAAAggagcaaaataaatatttcttaaggcAGAAATGCCAGCCTGACTTTATTCTACTTGAATATTCCCCTCTTGAGAAGCTTCTTGTATGAGCATCTGCAAGACAGCAAGTGGCTGTCCTGGCTCATTCATCCAGAAAGAGAGTACTtcaggggctggaggtgggaggaaaaaacaaagaactttTCCCTCCAAATGTAAACACGAAGCTTTAGCCGATCTTAGGAGCACTATGATCACAGGTTTCGGCTTTCCTCAAAGTTCCCTTTTGGAAATTCTGGATGGAGCTGAGTAAGGCCCCGCGGCTCACACCATTCACAGCCTGGGGCAGGAGCTGTGTAGGCACCTCTGTGCTCGCAGGAAGCAAGGGAGCTGCTGCTGGTGGAGGCGGAGGCGgaggtggaggaggtggaggTAATGCAGACATCCCTgggtggagggcagagaaaggggagagtcAGTATCATCTCTCCCAACGCCCCCCACACACATGCTACTGCTCAGTCCTAGGTAGAAGGGACTTCGATGAGCCTGCCAATGTTTTCCCGCAGAGGGACCAAGATACCCAAtactgtgtgtgtttttttttttttaatgctgaacaAGAAAACTAGAAGCATCAAAGGGGAATTAATTAAAGGTTGCCATTTCCCCCAGGTAATAAGTCATCTAAGACTGAATATCACAGATGATATGAAACTCTACACAGTGACATTCTCCCTGCATAGGTGAGGCTCTAACTCCATTTCCAAATTGTAGCAGTGGTCCCCAAAGAAGAGTTCCATCGGCTGCTTCAGGCAGGTCCAGGGCACCTACTGAGCCAGTAAGACAGACATTTGTATGCACAGAGTTGGGCTACCTGAGTATCAATCACTGACAAAGGATGAACATTTCTTTAGCTGCCCCAACACACACAATATTTGAAGGATGTGATTTAACAGAAAATGACAAGCCACTCAGGATGCTAGGCAAAGAACAATGCCTGCTGGGTTTGAGGGTTCCCCAGGGGAGTGTGtcttgaataaacattttctatTAGGCTgcattaaagaaatataaaatgctaGTAACTGTTAGCAGCGCAAAGCAGGGGGCAGAAGGCTCTCTCCCTGAAAACAGTCTTCTCAAGGAGGAGTCTTCCTCGGAATCTTCCTTCCACGGGGCTTCACCCCAGAACAGAACGGAGCTGCAATAACCCTATACCTTCGCTGAGCATCAGGAGAGACTCCGCCCGAGTGGACAAGGAGAAGGGAACTGGACACATATCTAAAGCTTCCCTTAGCTTCCAGGCATGCCAACATGTGGCAGTTACAGTTTTGAATCAATGAATGAGTTACTCTCCTAGGACAAAATAAAAGCTGAATACAGCCAAAGACCTGCTTTAAAGAACTTGCTGGTGCGGCAGAGTTACGTGTCCTGTCACCTGGGAATCCTGCAGCTCTCGGTGACTCCCCTGTCTGTTTCTGGCCTTAGTCTCAGCCCCTCCTACACAGCAACACATCCTGTTAGGTGTCCCTCCCCTCTAACCTGCTGCCAAGCTGTGCTGGTAACAAGTAAACATACCCTTCACCACCTGAGTTTCTATGGATAAGAGGTTCAGGATCACCAAGTACTTAGCTAAGAGCATCCTTTTCACCGAGCGTGACACATAACAGTCCAAAGTCTTGTATTTCATGGAAGACCACTTACCTTCATCTCTTACTCAAACCTAAGCCAGCTGCAATTAAAGaatcacacagacacatacattcATGCTCTGCAATCTTAGAATTCTCAAACGGTGAAAATACAGCAATATGAATAAACACTAAATacagacaaatgaacaaaatgtaaTTCTCACTGGTACTACATAGGAACAACCAATGAATGAAGTCCTAGTATGTTCTCTGCCAGGATGACTTGGGGAAAAATGTTCGCAGCTGTGTGTTACAGGGTTACAAAGATAAAAAGGACTTTAAACCCACAATGTTTGCTGAGGTGAGAAGAGCAGGGAGAATAAGCATGCGAGGAAAGGGTTTTGGAGAGTGGCCAGTGAAATCCCAGGAGGAAGGGGGTGTCTCTGAAGGCTCTTGGGACTCAACAGCAGCACCAACAGTGCCCCAAGGAGCCAGCAGGTGCAGAAGCCCCACAGTGCCACCCACTGGCCAGCATCTGGGTTTGACATTCAGCGCCTGCCTTGTATCAGAAGGGGCTCCAGAATTTTCGGAGAGAAGAGGCACTGCAGGTTCCAAGAGGGAAGACAGGCTCTGGGCTGCAATAGCACTGGTTTTGTGCTAAAGGCACAGAAGAGCCATCCAGAGACCTGCTACCCCTCCAGCCTGGGACTCTGGGAGGCTAGCTAGAGTGGGTCTCAGCTGCTGGACCTGGATCTAGGTTGCCTCTTGGCACAGAataaatctgcttggccctcatgAGGAGCCCAACGTCAACTCTGGCTGCATTACCAGTCACTCAAAATTAAAAGTGCAAATTGACTATCTCAGAGTATGGGAGTTGGGGGTGATATTTAGTACCTGGATCTGTATTTTTCCACATAAGGTTTGAAATTGTTATGGCTTT from Neovison vison isolate M4711 chromosome 6, ASM_NN_V1, whole genome shotgun sequence encodes:
- the PDHB gene encoding pyruvate dehydrogenase E1 component subunit beta, mitochondrial, whose amino-acid sequence is MAAVSGLMRRPLEQVSGLLRRRFHRTTPAALQVTVRDAINQGMDEELERDEKVFLLGEEVAQYDGAYKVSRGLWKKYGDKRIIDTPISEMGFAGIAVGAAMAGLRPICEFMTFNFSMQAIDQVINSAAKTYYMSGGLQPVPIVFRGPNGASAGVAAQHSQCFAAWYGHCPGLKVVSPWNSEDAKGLIKSAIRDNNPVVVLENELMYGVPFELPSEAQSKDFLIPIGKAKIERQGTHITVVAHSRPVGHCLEAATVLSKEGIECEVINMRTIRPMDIETIEASVMKTNHLVTVEGGWPQFGVGAEVCARIMEGPAFNFLDAPAVRVTGADVPMPYAKILEDNSIPQVKDIIFAIKKTLNI